Within Telopea speciosissima isolate NSW1024214 ecotype Mountain lineage chromosome 8, Tspe_v1, whole genome shotgun sequence, the genomic segment CGCCGGAGATGGACTTGCACGCAGTTGATTGTTGTCGGAGCTGGAGTTGGCACAGGTGATGGTATTGCTGTAGATGGAGGTGCCAAGTTCTTTGTTTCACTTTCTTCTCCAACGGTTTGAAGAGgtaagaagagggaagaatatGGAAGAATATATAAGAATAAAATATCATGGGCAGCAAGTATAAGCTTAGAAgtacaataaataaatagtaaatacaagacttatctGATTGGTATGACAGATAGTATCGCACTACGTCAATACTCTTGTGTAATCCGAATAATAAATGAtagagttgagtcgcatcaaacgatgcactccttaaggtttttagatgctCCAATTCTACAATCCAGGTTGACCATGTTTCTatacccccaagataaaacaactctctaatcataTAGGTTACAGctccaaatgtgattacaaaagGCATCCAAAGGCTATATTGACTAACTCATCGACACTGACCGACTACAGTGGAAAAGAAAACATCAACTGAAAATGCTTCTAAAgatgttttcaaaaataattgtTAGAGAATGAGCAAGCTAGAccccctctctttatatagtagaggaagagacaccactaaGGAATGTCTCCAAGAGATATGTCCCAACTCATGTCTTTTCCTATAGGATTTGTTTGTTAGTCACTCAAACAAGTTTTCCAATAGGCACccattggctatttaggtgtctattaggaaaggACTCAACCTTTCAACAAAAttatattttgaatctttaattttaaaaacaattaaaaaaataacataataccctttttatttaaataacttaaatggacatttcaactttgggtgctaaTGTGCTTAACATTATGGgtaaggttgatattttgatagtttttagGGTGTCTGTGATATACGATATATGATATATGAAATACTtgtagggggtgtccgtgaaattttcttaaaaataaacatatatttAATGCATCTTAACAAAAGCATTTCTtatgtaccaaaaaaaaaaataacaaaaggatttcttctgtttgtaccaaattacataaatgccacCCTACACATATTTTCGTGACTAATATGTTTGAGAATATTATTTTAACCAAATAAGCAAGATCCGTGAATGTGTCAACCAAACACCTATGAACTATCACTTGCTCGATAAGCAATAAACTTATCACAGCTTGTAGTTGCGGTCCGTATATGACACTTTTAAGATCATTTGGAAGAAATTATGACAAATACAAACTGGGAAGACAAAAACTAGTGATTATATATGCTTGTTGCTTAAATTTATTCAATCTACTCCACAAAATTTGGTCCCAAGTGATCAGCAAAAGGGAATACAATGGAAAAGTGATGTTTTTTTTGTGACCGCTAAGTTTTCCTAGCTGGAGAAACAACTTTGCGAGGCTTTGTAGCATACGATAGCGTCTCtttgtgtctatttctcttctaCCTGCTATGAATGACATATTTGCCCCTATTGTgagaggagagatagacacagggaggGACTAGCATATATAATGTAGCTTGATAAGAATTCAATCCCTTATTATATATACTGATTATTGATCATATCTGGTCCTATtgtgagaggagagaaagacaTAGAGAGGCGCTAGCCTACACAACGTAGTTTGCCAGAGAACTCAATCCCTTATGATATATGTGTTCAAAGAATGAAATCAGCTGATATTATGATGAAACTAGGTAGTAGAGAAATTAGAGTAAATTACGGATCAcctcttggtttttgaaaaaactcaaatgtctttctctatagtaacggtgttaatttaaatcaaaccaaaatatAAAATGACAAATTTAACCTTACTACTTTAACTTATCAAatttgactcttttttttttttttttttttcattttcacttttcatctctctcctctcccacGATAATCTCTTCCGTCTCTCCCAATCTCAAAGAAGCCGCCGGAGATGGAGATGCTGCCGCTGTGCTGTGAGCGCAAGGAGAAACCAGAGAAGCCGCCGGAGATGGAGATGTCCGAGCCAATCATCGGAGCAGTCCCCGGCGATGAActcgtcttccccaaatcgcTAAACTGagaatggagttagggttttaacatCACACTGCCGCCTCTTACGGTGGTCGAATGAGAGGTCCGGCGGCCTAGGAAGATACTGGCGAACTACCATCCTCCTGCGACCACGACTCCTGTCTTAGGTGCGGGTAAAAATCAGCGGTggcactaaaaaaaaaaatcaaattcaaaacagGGATGGGTTTGTTTGTGGAAATCACAGGGATGGGGTTGGGCATTCAGGGGAATCGATGTCAAAGGGAAAGGCTAGGGTTGTTGCGGAATGGGGTTTGTTCAAAGTCGAATGTCCTGCGTTAGTGCTACCTGCAGTTTCGATCCCAGTTCAGTGAAAAGCAatattggaggagcaagaaagtTCTCCCATGATGTGTATGAGACGATAACAAGCAGCAGTATATCACCAGAAAAATCACAGAGACAGCACCCAAATAAATCCACTAATATAAAAACCGATAAGACTAGGAAAAGTCACCTCTGGCCAGCAATTGAATCATTGACAAAAAACCTCAGGTAAACATTGTTTGATTAGGTCTCCAAATCTGAGGATATCTAGCAGCACAATAGGGAATATAAACACCACAATATCATACTTATTTGATGAAGTTACAACAAGAAGCAATAAAAAGATGCAATTCTGAAACTAAAACCCAGAATTTGGGTGATTTAAAATTGCATCCAACCCAAAAGGTAGATGGCCTTCAAACCAAGGTCGAAGGACCTTCCAAAGAGGGGGGGAAACACTCTAGAACCCCAACTAAAGGGTTTGGTCTTCTGCAATTCGGAGGGGAGAGCAGATTGCAGCAATGGTTTTGATCTTGGCTGTGGCTGTTTGGAACCACCGCTCGTAGGGAGGTGCGCCGGTACGTCCAGACTCTGGCCCTAAGATTGAAGAGGCACCAGCGAGAGTTATGACGGATCAAAACCATTGTCAACGTCTTACtatctttgagagagagagatgcaaggACCGGTAGCGGTGGGTTGCAGGTCGGTCGTATGAGGAAGATGactgattttggggtttttagtttcaagggtaaaattgtaaatcaatattggtcaagggtagtttaagaatttaaatttatttaattggctgacatcatcgcttaacagcataaaactaaagGTAGGGgctaatttatcatattgggtgtaaaccagagggtgatttgagttttttcaaaaatcagggggtgatctgagtttcgattgaaaatcagGAGATGATTTGTAATTTACCCAAGAAATTATTATGAGAGAAGTTGATCATTGAAATGATAATTGATATGACAGAACCATAAGCTATCAATCTTTACAAACAGAATCTGTACTAAACTTTAGTTGCCCCTTAACATTAATGGTGTAAATTTTGCACTGGAACCGGGAATCAGACTGGAATAGATCCATTAGGAATCGAAACCGACctacccaatagcttattggtccgattTTGGATCTACCAATAAGTTATTGGTTTCCCACTAACTCTAGAACTGATAGACCAATTAGGAATCATTATAACTAATACAAATCCAGATCCTAATCCTATATACTATATGGAGCGATGTTCTCTACTGGGAGAGCAtgggggtgcaggctgcgcccaaacacatgggacgGGACGGGGCAGTCATTTCGATCATTTAGGGGAAATGGGGGGATCAATTCACCCAAACCCCATGTGTGTGCccccagtgcagagaacattttctcatattatataattcttaagacaAGGTTATGATAGCTAAGGTCaagccctttattttttgtagtcTTTCAATTTTGACTGATACCTATTGTCCCATATCCTATTTTACTAAAGATTTGACTACTAATTTAAAGGtccatttgggaatgctatctTTAGAATATACTTTAGTGTATTCCTATTTGCtaattgaatataaaacaaGAGAAATATGTATTTGTTTcgttatttgaaaaaaaaaaattgatcgtAGGTTGTATATCTCATTTGACTGAAATTaatcttattataatattattgaatatatgtAGTGTGgcttagtaattttttttttaaattttgaactGTTAGGAACCGATtaagaactgaaaccgacccatccattagttaatggtcttaGATCTTAGGTTTGAAACCGATTAGCTTATTGATCCGGTTCTGGACCTGACCTCTTAGGACCGAAACTATTAAAAACCGAACCGATAACCCATAagcggaccaattgacaccctcgCATAATTATTGCATTCATTTGAATTGAGAGATAAATAAGGTAAATTCACATAAATTGGTTTCTCCGCTGTCCACTCAAAACTCGATAGTCTGAGCCGATATGTCAGGAAGCCAAGATGGTGACAAATTTTATTTCCATAACTACCCTCCaagtttcaaattttcaatacaATGTCATTATTTCTTAACCCAACTCCAACCACAGACCTCTTCTTCAAATGAAACAATCGAGGTTGAATCTGATTAATCGCAGAAGCGCTAGCAAGTAAGCTCTCCATGACTTGTTGCCTTAACGTCGTTATTGATTGGGCTGCTTGGGAATTGCCAAATATCCCAGAATCCTTCAGACTTTCATTATCAAGGAAGGTTGTGGCCTTCCAATTCCACTGCAAGTTCAATACTTTGCTCTGCCGACGAGACATAAACAATTCGTTTTCCGATTTCTGAAACTCCAAAACAGAGAAAAATCTATAAAAAAAGAGGTCTTCTTCGAGATGGTTGGTGATTAACAAAATAAGACCCAAGAATTCCCAATTCTTCAAACCCATCATACCTGGTTCTTTTCAAGAATTTGAaccctctttttctttgctttcaGTATTCATGTTAAGAAGAAACAGTGCTTAGTGGTTACAGTTATGTAAGGGTTGAATGAGTCTGCAAATCCAGTTTTTTAGGGTAATTGAGTCACGTGTCTTAATGGGTTCTGGTGTTTCGTCTGAGTTGTTGGGTTCATTGGTCTTTAGCCTCGAGTTAAGGAGCGGTTACTGTTTGACTCTATGAGTCAATAAAAACTAAAAGTGTATCAAACAGTGTTTGTTAAAGACATTTCTTGCAAATTTTTTCTCTGCATTCTCCTCTGAATCCATTATCCGTTTTCTGGTTAtcactgcccatggccaaaTACCCAGAAGGCCACAATACAGAGCAGAGGAACAGAGGTTTTCCAAAACCACTTCACCTACCCTTTTCTACTCTAAAAAACAGGCTCGGTTACATTACGGATTGATTTCTCCAGTCAATTTAATGTCTGACACATAGAACTCACTTCACTTGCTCTTTCATAATTAGAATTGTCTTTCCTTCTGAGCGTTACTTTCGTATGAGTATTTATTTGATGGATATCAAGAGATACAGGGGACATTTACCAACATCTTCAAGTCCCACATATCACAGAAATGAAAGTTTTTCTCGAGTTGTAGAGAAGAAATTTGGTGGGTTCATGACAATGAAATTGGTGGGGATCTTGTCTGGTTGCTTGATGATTTTGACTGTTTTCCTTACAGTTTCAGTCATTTATTGGGAACCTTCATCTGGTGGAGTTAGCAGATTTGGCAAGGGGAGATCCTTAGGAATGAAAGCTGAAGAAGGTACTTAATTATTACTTACTTTCAGTTAATCAGAAAATAAACTCTCTGTAATTATTTCTCTAGTCGGTTGGAATTTATGTTTTCCTCAATTTCCTCTTCATTTGATCAGTTCGGTACCCTCCTGTGGATGTAATCCCGGAATCTGTGGAAGAGAGCGATTTCAAAATGAAGGCTGAAACAGGTACTTGACAATGGTTATTATATATggaaaaattaaattttgatttttttgttggttAATTCCTTTGCAGATCATTATTTATAGAATTAAAGTTGTCTTTCATCCATGGTAAGGAGAGAATCTTTTCATGATTGATGATTTAACCCAATGATTAGACTTTGTGAATGGTGAATGTTATCATTAACTTCCATCCCTATTGTATGAGGTCGAAAACATCATTTTCTAATCCAATCAAAGGATCAGATCCCATGGTTGAAGAGAATGATGGTCTTTTTGTCTATTTTAAATTTCAAccatgtttttttcttcttgggtgTCCTAAATATCTGCAAAGTGATAGTTCAGTTGGGATCCAAATTTTATGTACATGAAGCCCCAGTGTTTCCAACTTACATATGAAATTCAGCCCTAACCAAGTGGCTAAAGAGGACTTTGAAAAATATAACTACAAGAGAGTGCATAATAGTGGTAAGAGTACATTAGACGTGCAtggacatagatgatgatgcaCATGAATACATgaggggtatttgattgaatcagGCTATGAGAATTGACACGTGATTAATCCATgtcctttctatccaatggtcGGAATAGATACATTATTTGTCCATGTAGCACAATGAGGATGGGGCACAGAGGAATCCTTTTATAGGTCATTTTGACTTTAAGGAATGATTGTGCAGGATTGATGAAAATGCCATTATTTTCTTGTCTGCTTGGTCTATTTGTTCAACAATGTTCTTTGAAAATGCTAAATTtccactttttttcttttcccattttcaaGTTCCAGGTTCTGGAGATGTTTCATCTCATAAAATTGACTCACCTAAAGACAAACATCTTGGTGGCCTGCTTGCTGCTGCTGGGTTTGATAAAGCATCCTGTCTAAGTAGGCATCAATCCTTCTTGTACCGCAAGGCACTACCACAGAAGCCTTCTTCTTATCTCATTTCCAGGTTGAGGAACTATGAAACTCTCCATAAACGTTGTGGGCCTTATACAATATCTTACAACAAAACATTGGAACAACTCAAGTCCAAGAACAACAATGAGCCACTGGAATGTAACTATGTGGTGTGGATTTCATTTAGTGGTTTGGGGAACAGAATTTTAACCCTGGCTTCAACATTTTTATATGCCCTTCTCACCAATCGAGTGCTTCTTGTTGATCGTTGGACCGACATGGCCGATCTCTTCTGTGAACCATTTCCGCAAACATCTTGGTTACTTCCTACGGACTTCCCCCTTAATCAATTTGATAGTTTTGATAAAAAATCACCTCACTCTTATGGGAACATGCTGAAAAACAATGTTATAAACAATTCAACAAACACCTTGCCAACCTTTCTGTATCTCCATCTTGTTCATGATTATGGAGATTATGATAAGCATTTCTTTTGTGATCAAGATCAAATCCTTCTCCACAAGGTTCCATGGTTGATCATGAAAACAGATAACTACTTTGTGCCATCTCTGTTCTTGGTTCCATCTTTTGAGCAagaactcaaaaaactcttccCTGAACAGGAAACTGTTTTCCATCACTTGGGTCGGTATCTTTTTCATCCCTCCAATTCAGTATGGGGGTTGATTACAAGGTATTATCATGCCTACTTAGAAAAAGCTGATGAGAAGGTAGGCATTCAGATCAGAATCTTTGATACTAGAACTAGCCCAATCAAACAAATTCTGGATCAGATCCTTGCCTGTTCCTTCAAGGAGAAATTGTTGCCAGAAGTCAATGTGAAGGAATCCATAATCAACCCATCTGAAAACCAAAGGTCTAAAGCTGTTCTCATAACATCTTTAAATGGTGGATACTTTGAGAAGATAAGGAACATGTATTGGAAACACCCAACTGTGAGTGGTGAGGTGATTGAAGTATACCAACCAAGCCATGAAGAATACCAACAGACAGAGAAGAAGATGCATAACCAAAAGGCATGGGCAGAAATGTATCTCTTAAGTTTGACTGATGTGTTGATCACAAGCTCATGGTCAACATTTGGATATGTAGCTCAGGGTCTAGGAGGTTTGAAACCATGGATTCTGACTAAGGTTGAGAACAGGACAACCCCTGATCCTCTTTGTCGACGGGCCATGTCAATTGAGCCTTGTTTTCATGCACCTCCCTCTTATGACTGCAAGGCAAAAACATGGATTGATACTGGTGCACTTGTTCCTCATATAAAGCATTGTGAGGACATGAGTTGGGGTGTTAAACTATTCAATCATGATGAGTTGTAGCTGATTTTGTTGATTATTTGTTGTGGGAATATTGTTTTGTTCTTGTTAAAGATACATATGTGGGTGATAATCTTAGCTAAGTAAATTGggatttaattattattattatttttttttctctctcttttctagtATAGTTATGTTTCAGTTTCCCATTGTTTAGGTTCTAGGACTATCTAGGTAAGAGTTGTTTGAGTCATGTTTCCCCTATAACTCTTATTTCAGATATTAGGAGACTATtctcttcttttgatttcatttcatttcaatgTATGCCATGGGCTATGAGCGATATTTCAGATAAACTGGCTAAGAAGGCCTTGTCTATTATGTGTATGATAGGTTGGCCAAATTCTACTCTGTGGCTTCATGATCTTTGTGAATTTAAAGCTTTAGGTTGTACACATACTATCTTTCAATGAATCTTTCTTTTAccaatatgtatatatatatatatatatataaagacatGGAGGCTAGTATAATACATGCACATTGACAATTGTCCTAGTCTCTCTCaatctcctttctttctttctctatcttttttATCTCTTCTTATTGATCAGATTTTAATTGGTATTATCTTtcattacatggtatcagagccatgaagaataaaaaaaaaatctgaaacctaaatttttgaaaaaaaaaaaaggtttaccTAATTTTGAATAAAGAGTGATCATGCCGCCTTTCCTCTGTCTGCTGAATTCTGCCGCTGGCTAGAGGTTGAAGATCACCAAGACAGTTAGTTGAGTTGGTTCAAGTCTTTTTTACTTAAGTTTCCATTATTAACCCCTATTTGTCTCCTTATTTCTATGTTGTCCATATTTTTTAAACTCCATTCAAGGATTCTCCTATTTACCTTTCACGAAGTTGCCATGTTTTTTTATACTTTGTTTCCAGATTTGACCCTCCACTTAAAGTTGGTCCCCTTACTTTATTATTACTATAAAGTACCCCCCttgtttatattattattattattattattattacctAGCGGGGAGGAGGGTAACAATCAAGAGGCTCGAACTCGAAACCTCCTGGTGAACATGGGCATGAAGCTACCATAactcaccaactgcactaggcagctGTCGTTAAGCCCCCCTTATTTTCATTACCATTATAAATTGACGTAGTCATGCACTTGGGGGGGCCCATAGCAAGCTCAAACAGGATTTTTGAACCTAGGATTGCATGAATTATTTACAAATTCACCATTGGGCTTGTATATTGCCATATTATTGTTGAGATGAACCCTTGAGCGCATCAATTTGGGTAGCAACATTTTGAAGATTAGTATTTGCATGGAGTGATGGTTGTTATTATTGGAGATTATTATTTGATCAGATCTGTTTTGTTTTGATCAGATCTAAAACAAAACAGTGGATTAAAAGTCTAATGCAAAATAGGCTAAAGTGAATTTAGTCTCTAAATTAGAAATAATCCCTCAActagctttttttttattatatattttatttctatttatcaAAGATAAGTTGCATAAGCATATCAAACAGTCCCAGAAAATAAAAGCCTCACACAGATTACAgatattaaaatagaaatcaaaccaaagagggCCTGAACCATAATCCCTTCATCTTCTGTGGTCAAAACCTAATTCAGAAACCACGGCTCTCTTCCTATGCAATATTTTAAATACCTTTAAAAGCATTAGAATTCGATCACAGGAGGCACAAATAATACAGCATTTAAACTGTTACTACAGGTTTCTCACTAAAATGAAAATCCTTTACAGTAACTGCAAACAGTAGGTTCAAGAGCATCGAATCTACAATGTGAGGCTACAAAGAATATGGAATCCACATGGATTTGCCGAATCGGACAAGTTTACCTTTCGGTTTCCTTAAATTGGTTTTCTCAACTATTTTATCCTTTGTCCGTACCATTCCACCAATACGGTATCACTCTCCATCAAAACCGTGGAGTATCGGCCATATCAGGATACCGATACTCAAACCATGACTACATATCAAGAATCTATTTCACAAAATTAATGATGAAttggagaaaataaaaacagaaatatgGCCTTCTTCTTTAATTACCAAGAGACATGCATTACCGAAACACCCATCATCAAAAGCTTGATTGTGTCGGGCTTTCCAAAACTGCTTGTAGCTCCGAACCGATGCCCGAGAATTAGATTGCACAGTTGATGCCGATAAAAAGGATccggagaggataatgatcctaACAGTGAGATTAAGTCGTCATTTCTGTCTCACTATGAGAGGAACTGAATAACCGTATCCAACAGGAAAAAATTTCTCTGGTATACCTTTCTCGCTCTCAACTGTGCAATCAAAGTCCCTGGCGTCAGTTCAAAACTGCAAGGAATTTTGGACCATTAAATATATTACCACCACGCAGAATCGATTAAGCAGTAGTCCCAGGTAGAGTTGGAGGAGAAAAGGAGAGGCACACCCTCGAATAAGAGAGAAattagagagagaagagaagagaagaaggaaagaaagaaaaaaggtcaGAAAATCTAGAGGAGAAATCGGTTAAATATATAGAGAAGGTTTGTTAGGACAGCTCAACGGTTGAGACAACCCCTTGGAACTCGGGCAGGCCAGTAGTGATAGGGAAGTGAATTACTAAATTTCTAATCTCCTATATATACGCCGTTTCCCACGCGTAGACACactggggtgaaatgaccgtcaGCCTATTATAGGTTTATTGTTTGCACACTCTCTAGCCACTAGGGCTACATTAGAGAAGCTTAGGATAGAAGGGCTTGTTGATAATGATATCCTCCAGTTTTAATTATCTTCTATTTGTTGTAAACAACTTGGGTGGTTCATTCCAAAGGAATGGCAAACAACAGAGACGAGGTGCGCCCCTGTCAAGTTCGGTCGTTCATTCCCAAAATTGAAAATGCAGAGTACATCACTGGGGAATTAATCATATTGGCTCACTTGGTTCAGGAAGCTTCTTTGGTCCACCATCTATGAGGAAGTAAAAGAACATTGTAAAGATATTATGCAAAATGCATGAGGAGGAATAATGAAACACCTTTGAGTGGTAGAAACTTGATATTTCgtaaagaaaaaaatggttAAACTTTCGAGTAATCAGGTATGTTTCTTGTTACTTTATAAATTATGAGAAAAACAACTGTGTCCGGGAGTGTGGATTATGCCAGCAGTTcacatgagtctatctctctcctccccatatgaaaagacacctcagTCCCTTTGTTTTGACGAGGAGAGAGCAAGATAAATacatgagagtgctggtgtaggccacacccccagacagaaaactacttcctgTAAATTATACTTACAGCTTGTGAGAATAGAATATAATTGAAATGATCTTACTGTAGCTTCAGAGGTTGTGGATAACAATGATATGTGCTTGGATTAGTCTGTTGTTGAGTCAGCCTTCTCCTGTTTGTGAAGTAGCTTGTTAATATGCAATAAGTTCAATTCCTACTGATCAAAAGggaagaaaatttttaaaacaacagaaaaacaaaaaacctgaATTGGTGGTGGATCAGGGAAGCTCCCTGGAACTGAGCAGACCACCTTATCCTGTTACAACCTGCACTTCAGATGATAAAATGTCTCCAAAGGATAGGACATACACTTGAAAGTGGTTTATATATGTAGGGTTTTCTTCCCCATTACTATGCCTCTTGAATCATAAAGTCTCCAGATAATGAAGctttatacttcactaggcatagtgatgccTACACATTTACAAGGTCAGGGGGAAGAATATtcattagaaattttttttcaactttcaatcACGAATCATTGAAAAAGAACATCCACAAAGATCTTCTAATATGTCACCATTTGCCTAGAGTGTTTTACAGAAATAGTTCTCAGAAACAAACTTGTCTTTCGATATTATGCCAATCATTAGTAGGACAATGTCAGTCAAATTAATTACGGAGATGAAAAATACCATTAACATGGCCACATTGATAATAGTTGATTGGAACTGTAGTGGATTCCTGATTCCATCAGTTCTTCCTTCCTTCACATAAGATTATATGGTACCCATGCCTGCATAATTTTCCACACAAAATGAATGTAAGCAAATCTGGGCTACCAATCTCACTAACAAGGAAAATCATTACTATGTAAAGTTACACATTGTCATATAGAAAATACATGAAATAACATGTTCGTATGGTAAAAATGATATGGAACATGCAGCATATTTAAATTATTCCTAAATATTTGCCTAACCAAGTAAAAGGCAAAGATAAAAAGCCTCCACCTTCAAGCTGTTCACTAAATTTTGGAAGTTTTACTACCATTCACAAAGGTATTAATCATTTTCCAGAATCAACATCAATTCACCATTTGCGTAAAGAGAAGCAAAAACATATGGATCTGAGATGTGTCCAGGTAACCCAATCATACAATTTATTGTCATAAGTGTGGACAGGATCAATGACTtggaaaatataaatttatGGTCATAAATGTACACAGGATCAATGATCAGGAAATGCAATACGTACGTTGATTTAAATGGTGCACTGGTAGCTCCAATCTGTGTGCTGAAAGCAACATCTTGGACTGGACCTGCCATCTTTCCTCGAGGAAACCatccaaggtcaccaccctTCTTCCCCGATGGGCATTCTGAATATTCAGCAGCTAACTGGGAAACAGAAAGCAGGTGGAAATGTAACAATGAGGTTAGCATAAAACAAACCCCTTTCGAAGGAAtgtggtggggggggggcaAAATCACAGTTTTCTATGTCAGCTTTATACATTCTGGGGACAATAAGCTTCAGATAATATATCTTAAGGCTATGGAAACCTGAAGGTCAAGTATTCTTCAATAGCACCTGGTAAAGTAAGGCAGATAAAGCAGCATTCTGATGCCCAAGTTTCAAATTACTCATATCAAGATCTTTCCAAAATCAATGCTATTAGTAAATCCATAAACACAACCACTGAAATTTTTAAGCAATAATTTCTTCCATGACCTACAAAAGATACCAGAATTTCCTTGAGAGGGGCCATAGATGGAATGGTGTTAAACATGTTAAAGAAAGTTAAGAATTGGAAATCTCTTTTACCCTATAGGACCTGAGAAAGTAGAGGATCGTTTAATAAGAAGCTAGCCTTTGCAAACTCAGCAGGTGGGACCTTGTCTCCATTATCCAGCCAACCATGTTGAAGCTTCTTGTATGCTTCATTAATCTTCCCTTGCTTCTCACATAAAATATGCCTAGctgaaggaaa encodes:
- the LOC122672257 gene encoding galactoside 2-alpha-L-fucosyltransferase-like isoform X1, with translation MDIKRYRGHLPTSSSPTYHRNESFSRVVEKKFGGFMTMKLVGILSGCLMILTVFLTVSVIYWEPSSGGVSRFGKGRSLGMKAEEVRYPPVDVIPESVEESDFKMKAETVPGSGDVSSHKIDSPKDKHLGGLLAAAGFDKASCLSRHQSFLYRKALPQKPSSYLISRLRNYETLHKRCGPYTISYNKTLEQLKSKNNNEPLECNYVVWISFSGLGNRILTLASTFLYALLTNRVLLVDRWTDMADLFCEPFPQTSWLLPTDFPLNQFDSFDKKSPHSYGNMLKNNVINNSTNTLPTFLYLHLVHDYGDYDKHFFCDQDQILLHKVPWLIMKTDNYFVPSLFLVPSFEQELKKLFPEQETVFHHLGRYLFHPSNSVWGLITRYYHAYLEKADEKVGIQIRIFDTRTSPIKQILDQILACSFKEKLLPEVNVKESIINPSENQRSKAVLITSLNGGYFEKIRNMYWKHPTVSGEVIEVYQPSHEEYQQTEKKMHNQKAWAEMYLLSLTDVLITSSWSTFGYVAQGLGGLKPWILTKVENRTTPDPLCRRAMSIEPCFHAPPSYDCKAKTWIDTGALVPHIKHCEDMSWGVKLFNHDEL
- the LOC122672257 gene encoding galactoside 2-alpha-L-fucosyltransferase-like isoform X3, with the protein product MDIKRYRGHLPTSSSPTYHRNESFSRVVEKKFGGFMTMKLVGILSGCLMILTVFLTVSVIYWEPSSGGVSRFGKGRSLGMKAEEVRYPPVDVIPESVEESDFKMKAETGSGDVSSHKIDSPKDKHLGGLLAAAGFDKASCLSRHQSFLYRKALPQKPSSYLISRLRNYETLHKRCGPYTISYNKTLEQLKSKNNNEPLECNYVVWISFSGLGNRILTLASTFLYALLTNRVLLVDRWTDMADLFCEPFPQTSWLLPTDFPLNQFDSFDKKSPHSYGNMLKNNVINNSTNTLPTFLYLHLVHDYGDYDKHFFCDQDQILLHKVPWLIMKTDNYFVPSLFLVPSFEQELKKLFPEQETVFHHLGRYLFHPSNSVWGLITRYYHAYLEKADEKVGIQIRIFDTRTSPIKQILDQILACSFKEKLLPEVNVKESIINPSENQRSKAVLITSLNGGYFEKIRNMYWKHPTVSGEVIEVYQPSHEEYQQTEKKMHNQKAWAEMYLLSLTDVLITSSWSTFGYVAQGLGGLKPWILTKVENRTTPDPLCRRAMSIEPCFHAPPSYDCKAKTWIDTGALVPHIKHCEDMSWGVKLFNHDEL
- the LOC122672258 gene encoding peptidyl-prolyl cis-trans isomerase NIMA-interacting 4-like; amino-acid sequence: MGKDSKAKDSGGKGKGKQTGGGGDENSSKSKGKGGKAADGLGTCTYVKARHILCEKQGKINEAYKKLQHGWLDNGDKVPPAEFAKLAAEYSECPSGKKGGDLGWFPRGKMAGPVQDVAFSTQIGATSAPFKSTHGYHIILCEGRKN